A part of Paenibacillus sp. IHBB 10380 genomic DNA contains:
- a CDS encoding Cthe_2314 family HEPN domain-containing protein — translation MYDIPFPNPDEMQQLKELATYYKFHAKDFIKQEFISFFDEEAIEINTWVRMLAQRLHEINFSYIMSSYYYERGIPDEPYYDKETNKYFPEFTSEHWTNKEGFEFYSEVFLFKASSALDTMAHILSINFEMKWDGKMIYFGPAVQKLKLIDPSRFNKLNAIIKSENFKRIKILRNNSAHNISPGQVDSGIYKDKNGITISSIGRYTNVSKRYELMTAYKDSVFEIVNLIKQTSL, via the coding sequence ATGTATGATATACCTTTCCCAAACCCAGATGAAATGCAACAATTAAAAGAATTGGCTACTTACTACAAATTTCACGCAAAAGATTTTATAAAACAAGAGTTTATATCTTTTTTTGATGAGGAAGCAATTGAAATCAATACATGGGTAAGAATGCTCGCACAACGCCTGCATGAAATTAATTTTAGCTATATTATGTCCTCTTATTATTACGAGAGAGGTATACCTGATGAACCTTATTACGATAAAGAAACGAATAAATATTTCCCTGAATTCACAAGTGAACACTGGACCAATAAAGAAGGTTTTGAATTTTATAGTGAAGTTTTTTTGTTCAAAGCTTCTTCCGCTTTAGATACGATGGCCCATATTCTCTCAATTAACTTTGAAATGAAATGGGATGGTAAGATGATTTACTTTGGCCCTGCTGTTCAAAAACTAAAATTAATTGATCCAAGCAGATTTAATAAGCTAAACGCAATAATCAAATCTGAAAACTTTAAAAGAATTAAAATACTTAGAAATAATTCAGCACATAATATTTCTCCTGGTCAAGTAGATTCGGGTATATATAAGGATAAAAACGGCATTACAATATCTTCAATAGGTCGTTATACAAATGTCTCAAAAAGATATGAGTTAATGACAGCCTATAAAGACAGTGTTTTTGAAATAGTAAATTTAATTAAACAAACCAGCCTCTAG
- a CDS encoding transcriptional regulator: MSIIDIRTITIDKINTTVYNPRADLQPEDPEYEKLKRSIEQFGYIDPIIRNERTGNMVGRHQCYKIMVNEKGHTELAVSVVDLDDQQEKLLNIALNKVSGRWDDEALARLLDDLQVNGADLDLTRTKLKDLSKNSRSCLMINWVTLRTVNWTYLILMSLGLIVNVQGAGLYLIERKYHEPSSMGLEAV, translated from the coding sequence GTGTCTATTATCGACATCAGGACTATTACTATCGATAAGATTAATACAACGGTTTATAACCCGAGAGCTGACCTTCAGCCTGAGGATCCAGAGTATGAGAAATTAAAGAGATCCATTGAACAATTCGGCTACATCGATCCAATCATTCGGAATGAACGTACCGGGAACATGGTCGGTAGACATCAGTGTTATAAGATTATGGTTAATGAGAAAGGCCATACAGAGTTAGCCGTATCCGTTGTGGATCTGGACGACCAACAAGAGAAGCTACTGAACATCGCACTGAACAAAGTCTCTGGTCGTTGGGATGATGAAGCGCTGGCCCGATTACTGGATGACCTACAGGTTAACGGAGCTGATCTGGATTTGACTCGAACGAAATTGAAGGACTTATCGAAGAATTCAAGGAGCTGCCTGATGATCAACTGGGTGACTTTGAGAACCGTGAACTGGACGTATCTGATTTTGATGAGTCTAGGTTTGATTGTAAATGTCCAAGGTGCGGGTTTGTATTTGATCGAGAGGAAGTATCATGAGCCGTCCAGCATGGGATTGGAAGCTGTCTGA
- a CDS encoding DNA methyltransferase, whose protein sequence is MSRPAWDWKLSDLAAVPQHGRTVFSCFSCGGGSTMGYKLARYKMLGNVEIDPQMMRIYRKKHSPPHPFLIPIQDIDIELQKDEL, encoded by the coding sequence ATGAGCCGTCCAGCATGGGATTGGAAGCTGTCTGATTTAGCGGCTGTCCCTCAGCATGGTCGGACAGTGTTCAGTTGCTTCAGTTGCGGTGGTGGTTCCACGATGGGCTATAAGCTGGCTAGGTATAAGATGTTGGGTAATGTTGAGATTGATCCACAGATGATGCGTATATATCGGAAGAAACATAGCCCACCACATCCTTTCTTGATACCGATTCAGGATATAGATATCGAATTGCAGAAGGATGAATTGTAA
- a CDS encoding TetR/AcrR family transcriptional regulator yields the protein MSETNKTPKRIQILMAASKIVKELGLEHLTLDAVAKEAGISKGGLLYHFPTKDALILGMVQELTNRFSTEVDQKVKEDRKEKGKWSRAYLEATANSSNDMNSVLAAVLFTGPSVVEGLHEQYKTWQKNIENDGLNPVHSTIIRLVADGLWFTDMFGLAPPDDDLKKKIIHELTNWTGEVK from the coding sequence ATGAGCGAAACGAATAAAACGCCAAAACGAATCCAAATACTAATGGCAGCATCTAAAATTGTTAAAGAGCTCGGGTTAGAACATTTAACGCTTGATGCAGTAGCAAAGGAAGCAGGTATTAGCAAAGGAGGTTTGCTGTATCATTTTCCAACCAAAGATGCATTAATCTTAGGTATGGTCCAAGAGTTGACAAATCGATTTTCAACTGAAGTGGATCAGAAGGTTAAGGAAGATCGAAAAGAAAAGGGCAAATGGAGCAGAGCCTATCTTGAGGCAACTGCTAATAGTTCTAATGATATGAATTCAGTATTAGCAGCAGTTCTTTTTACAGGACCTAGTGTAGTGGAAGGATTACACGAGCAATATAAAACATGGCAAAAGAATATTGAAAATGATGGTTTGAACCCTGTACACTCCACAATTATAAGACTTGTCGCGGACGGGTTATGGTTTACTGATATGTTTGGTCTTGCTCCACCTGACGATGATTTGAAGAAAAAAATAATCCATGAGTTAACAAACTGGACAGGGGAGGTGAAGTAA
- a CDS encoding DMT family transporter: protein MAYFFLAISIASELVGTSMLKASQGFTKLTPSLVTIISFVCSFYFLSLSLKSIPLNTAYAIWSGIGAVATTVISVMIWKEKINLGSIAGIALIIVGVVVLNLLGPGHGPSNEDATKLETSVSK from the coding sequence ATGGCATATTTCTTTTTGGCTATCTCAATTGCAAGTGAGCTTGTCGGGACTTCTATGCTGAAAGCTTCTCAAGGGTTTACTAAACTAACTCCCTCACTCGTAACGATTATCAGCTTTGTTTGTTCATTTTATTTTTTGTCTTTGTCACTTAAATCAATCCCTTTAAACACTGCTTATGCTATTTGGTCAGGGATCGGTGCGGTAGCGACGACTGTTATTTCAGTTATGATTTGGAAAGAAAAAATTAATTTAGGGAGTATTGCTGGCATTGCATTGATTATTGTTGGAGTAGTTGTTCTTAATTTACTTGGTCCTGGTCATGGACCTTCAAATGAAGATGCAACTAAATTAGAAACGTCGGTATCTAAATAA
- a CDS encoding phage terminase small subunit-related protein, with amino-acid sequence MAREKPRTGQGKANVAGGGGTMKLEYISAALSTGESKVRKWKSLDRWEDDLKGSVPHKLETKIASSDRENKNAIFEIYNLLGGE; translated from the coding sequence ATGGCGAGAGAGAAGCCCAGAACGGGACAAGGTAAAGCAAATGTGGCTGGAGGAGGCGGGACGATGAAGCTAGAGTACATTTCCGCTGCTCTCTCCACTGGGGAAAGTAAGGTCCGGAAGTGGAAGTCACTGGACCGATGGGAAGACGATCTCAAAGGGAGCGTTCCACATAAACTTGAAACAAAGATCGCGAGTTCGGACAGAGAGAACAAAAATGCAATATTTGAAATATATAATTTACTAGGCGGTGAGTGA
- a CDS encoding sporulation protein YjcZ, producing the protein MSEVVGGYGGVGGFGGGGIGAILVLFILLVIISKAFLY; encoded by the coding sequence ATGAGTGAAGTTGTTGGAGGATATGGCGGTGTTGGTGGGTTTGGTGGTGGAGGTATAGGGGCAATTTTAGTTCTGTTCATTTTATTAGTTATCATTTCCAAAGCTTTCTTATACTAA
- a CDS encoding class F sortase, whose amino-acid sequence MIFTLISTGCFRSGQQKKTNHNITSDSGQWQSNQRKQTSTKIPHQKKIESNVSLPQPFMPKHLIIPTINVSANIKPVGVLENGQMDILKATDVVGILHPGILAGAKGNLVLDGHVDSYTGPAVFFNLKKLKPGDVIIIRDNKDHQLTYRVESVETFITSQAPIHRIFGETDDIRLNLITCTGRYSRKKKEHEQRLIVFAKLDGEK is encoded by the coding sequence GTGATTTTTACATTAATCTCTACGGGCTGTTTCCGTTCGGGTCAGCAAAAAAAGACGAACCACAACATTACATCTGATTCTGGACAGTGGCAGTCCAATCAAAGAAAACAGACCAGCACGAAAATACCGCATCAAAAAAAAATTGAATCAAATGTTTCCCTTCCGCAACCCTTTATGCCGAAACACCTCATCATTCCAACTATCAATGTATCCGCCAATATCAAGCCGGTAGGAGTTCTTGAAAATGGTCAAATGGACATTTTAAAAGCGACTGATGTCGTAGGTATTTTACATCCTGGTATTCTGGCTGGTGCAAAAGGAAATTTGGTTCTTGATGGACATGTTGACAGTTATACGGGTCCAGCGGTTTTTTTTAATTTGAAAAAACTGAAACCTGGAGACGTAATTATTATTCGTGATAATAAGGATCACCAGTTAACCTATAGAGTTGAGTCCGTCGAAACGTTTATTACTTCGCAAGCCCCTATACACCGGATTTTTGGGGAAACAGATGACATACGTTTAAACCTTATTACTTGTACTGGAAGATATAGCCGAAAGAAAAAAGAACATGAACAAAGACTTATTGTCTTTGCGAAGCTGGATGGTGAGAAATGA
- a CDS encoding amidase domain-containing protein, translated as MRAFEKIRLVYILIFLALFFSLTEKIDANENKQKKEIEETLNHIFKQRAGIMINQNIHELETHYLINQQLSSNAYRNEKNRINYVNEWAKKRAIRLVNANSDIRLVRLNIRENTAIVSLVQSFKLSYDYLNKIVPVQTFGVGTRHFITLKKIDGKWIICKEWYLDPLDENPNKIAETPNGIAPSAKAKSEIYKGKKYNRSQAISYANKYAGAALGAGNNHRYNRKYLDYTGQGGDCTNFSSQVIGDVEAGGLPMTGAWRYIKGAGGSQSWIRTDSFSNYILRSGYGELVSKGDLRHIVTPTKKHPDGAISHIQPGDLIGYIIDNNDVDHFSIVVDFDKYGYPLVNSHTADRYRVPFDLGWDKNTKYVLIHIKD; from the coding sequence ATGAGAGCCTTTGAAAAAATTAGATTGGTTTATATTTTGATTTTTCTAGCCTTATTTTTTAGCCTTACAGAAAAAATCGATGCCAATGAAAATAAGCAAAAGAAAGAAATTGAAGAGACACTGAACCATATTTTTAAGCAAAGAGCCGGAATAATGATAAATCAAAATATCCATGAGTTAGAGACCCATTACTTAATCAATCAACAATTGAGTAGTAACGCCTATCGAAACGAGAAGAATCGGATTAACTATGTCAATGAATGGGCTAAAAAAAGAGCGATAAGGCTGGTGAATGCCAATAGTGATATTCGTTTAGTTCGTTTGAATATAAGAGAGAATACGGCTATTGTTTCACTGGTCCAATCATTTAAACTTAGTTATGATTACTTAAACAAGATTGTTCCGGTACAGACCTTCGGTGTAGGCACTCGGCACTTTATTACACTGAAAAAAATAGATGGAAAATGGATAATTTGTAAAGAATGGTATTTGGACCCGCTTGATGAAAATCCTAACAAAATTGCAGAAACTCCTAATGGGATTGCTCCATCAGCTAAAGCCAAGTCAGAAATTTATAAAGGTAAAAAATATAACCGTTCCCAAGCGATTAGTTATGCTAATAAATATGCCGGGGCAGCTTTGGGAGCCGGCAACAATCATCGTTACAACAGAAAGTATTTAGATTACACTGGTCAAGGTGGCGATTGTACAAATTTCTCTTCTCAAGTAATTGGTGATGTAGAAGCAGGTGGCTTACCTATGACTGGTGCATGGCGTTACATTAAAGGGGCTGGTGGTAGCCAGAGTTGGATCAGAACCGATTCCTTTAGTAATTACATTTTACGTAGTGGTTACGGTGAACTCGTGTCTAAAGGAGACTTGCGTCACATTGTTACTCCAACTAAAAAGCATCCCGATGGAGCTATTTCACATATTCAACCAGGAGACTTAATTGGATATATAATAGACAATAACGATGTCGATCATTTTTCAATTGTTGTTGATTTTGATAAATATGGGTATCCTCTTGTAAATTCACATACAGCAGATCGCTATCGGGTTCCATTCGACTTAGGTTGGGACAAGAACACAAAGTATGTACTGATTCACATTAAGGACTAA
- a CDS encoding oligosaccharide flippase family protein, with protein MKIPRLLKQSFTRATAMIIVKLIGLIGRVILTRFVGAEGIGMYQIAYSFYGFLIMLSGGLPTALAIITAKKTEVGWHFLKIISLFLVLLGSCISLIVFWNSTLIAELLGNPRLDYALRSLAPAILAAPLLGLLRGYLQGQEQFGIIAASEVIEQACRISCMLLIVYHLLPFGIDRAVGAEFMLLL; from the coding sequence ATGAAAATACCCCGCTTGTTGAAGCAATCTTTCACCAGAGCTACTGCAATGATAATTGTCAAACTGATTGGTTTGATTGGTCGTGTGATCTTAACAAGATTTGTTGGTGCCGAAGGAATAGGAATGTATCAAATTGCCTACTCTTTTTATGGTTTTTTAATTATGCTTTCAGGGGGATTACCCACGGCATTGGCTATTATAACAGCAAAAAAAACGGAGGTTGGATGGCATTTTCTAAAAATAATTTCTCTTTTTCTTGTACTTTTAGGCAGTTGTATAAGTTTGATCGTTTTTTGGAATTCGACCCTAATAGCAGAGTTGTTGGGTAACCCCCGCTTGGATTATGCTCTGCGAAGTCTTGCGCCGGCCATTTTGGCAGCACCTTTATTAGGCTTGTTGAGGGGTTATCTGCAAGGTCAAGAGCAATTTGGTATTATTGCAGCTTCGGAAGTAATTGAACAAGCCTGTCGAATTTCTTGTATGCTGTTAATTGTCTATCACTTGTTGCCGTTTGGAATAGACCGAGCGGTAGGGGCGGAATTTATGCTACTTTTATAG
- a CDS encoding polysaccharide biosynthesis C-terminal domain-containing protein, whose protein sequence is MDKKKLFRSPYKSSTLPFVWFFRTSFIISFTRMLIPASEFIDAILIPNRLISAGYSTSEATSIYGIIIGMATTIAYTPTLVTGALSHTITMRIASYWQQGNFDKFHSLSRLSLKIGWLWGLFSATFLFVYAKELSLFIFNTEDAFLSIKYLAAIPLIVGFREISTSILWSKDVRKTPFIGLIVGISCSIVLQYFLIGIPKLGYIGAAAGILSMEIISMIWNFKALNISKYKLKKTFPFIFLDTAVIFFIMLLSYYFIYSFQETLIDTTRFIITGCLYFLISGFYMYIRLAPALKINKN, encoded by the coding sequence ATGGATAAGAAAAAGTTATTTCGCTCTCCTTACAAATCCTCAACCCTGCCGTTTGTCTGGTTTTTCAGAACTTCCTTTATTATTTCATTCACTCGTATGCTTATCCCAGCTTCTGAATTTATTGATGCTATTCTTATTCCTAATCGATTAATTTCAGCGGGATATAGTACCTCAGAGGCTACCTCAATATACGGTATCATTATTGGAATGGCGACAACCATTGCCTATACGCCTACCCTTGTAACAGGAGCACTGAGCCATACCATCACCATGCGAATTGCATCCTACTGGCAGCAAGGAAACTTTGATAAATTTCACAGCCTTTCACGTCTTTCTCTAAAAATAGGGTGGTTATGGGGATTATTCTCTGCAACATTTTTATTTGTCTATGCCAAAGAGCTTTCATTATTCATATTCAACACCGAGGATGCCTTTCTATCGATAAAATACTTGGCAGCAATCCCGCTTATCGTCGGATTTCGGGAAATATCGACAAGTATATTATGGTCAAAGGATGTTAGGAAAACTCCCTTTATAGGGCTCATAGTAGGGATTTCATGCTCTATAGTTTTACAATATTTTCTAATTGGGATCCCTAAACTGGGTTATATTGGCGCAGCAGCAGGTATTCTATCAATGGAGATTATATCGATGATTTGGAACTTTAAAGCATTAAATATAAGCAAATATAAGTTGAAGAAAACTTTTCCCTTTATTTTTCTAGATACTGCCGTTATTTTTTTCATAATGTTGCTATCTTATTATTTTATTTATTCATTTCAAGAAACTTTAATAGATACTACAAGATTTATAATAACTGGATGTCTATATTTTTTAATCTCAGGCTTTTATATGTATATTCGTTTGGCGCCAGCTCTTAAAATAAATAAAAACTAA
- a CDS encoding DUF2935 domain-containing protein — MDPFVVRSLDEIRFWSRIMKEHSFFLGLGFRAEDTKLIKEANQFHAIFENIERRSYEFNNDTDPYTIREFNTEVRNAATNIWAFKRMVLGLILRCKLPGQTNFPLLVDHISREANYFRNRLEELNLGKLEPLPDAIIDENIFFLKIMADHAKFIGHLLDPSERKLVEQARDFSHDFDTLMFQAIDLSNMRPQSQTVPLLSQFVDENRVSVKSLRDFKKTARDLIDECRIKSIIHPLLADHVFREAERFLFILDMFDQSLSGVKVNKKEIMH, encoded by the coding sequence GTGGATCCATTTGTCGTTCGATCGTTAGACGAGATACGGTTTTGGTCTAGGATCATGAAGGAACATTCATTTTTCCTGGGGTTAGGTTTTAGAGCTGAAGATACTAAACTTATTAAAGAAGCTAATCAGTTTCACGCTATTTTTGAGAATATTGAGAGAAGATCGTATGAATTTAATAACGATACAGATCCTTACACAATCAGAGAGTTTAATACGGAGGTTCGGAATGCGGCGACTAATATTTGGGCATTTAAGAGAATGGTACTGGGCCTTATATTGCGATGCAAACTTCCGGGACAAACAAATTTCCCTTTACTAGTAGATCATATAAGTCGAGAAGCAAATTATTTCAGAAATCGCTTAGAGGAACTCAATTTAGGGAAACTCGAACCATTACCCGATGCTATTATCGATGAAAATATCTTCTTCTTAAAGATTATGGCCGATCACGCAAAATTTATTGGCCATTTACTTGATCCATCTGAACGTAAATTGGTCGAGCAAGCACGGGATTTTAGTCATGATTTTGATACGCTGATGTTCCAAGCAATTGATTTAAGTAATATGCGACCACAATCTCAAACGGTTCCGCTACTAAGCCAATTTGTTGATGAAAACCGAGTCTCTGTTAAATCTTTGCGTGATTTTAAGAAAACGGCACGTGATTTAATCGACGAATGCCGAATAAAAAGTATTATCCATCCTTTGTTAGCAGACCATGTATTTCGTGAAGCTGAACGGTTCCTTTTCATTCTCGATATGTTTGATCAATCCTTATCAGGTGTTAAAGTGAACAAAAAAGAAATAATGCATTGA
- a CDS encoding YjfB family protein, whose product MDIAALSISMNQASLSQAVGIKLLTLAKNQADIQSNNLVQMLEQSANPNLGRNLDIQA is encoded by the coding sequence ATGGATATTGCAGCATTATCTATCTCAATGAACCAGGCTTCATTGTCACAAGCTGTTGGAATCAAGTTATTAACTCTAGCCAAAAATCAAGCAGACATCCAAAGCAACAATCTCGTACAAATGCTTGAACAAAGTGCTAATCCTAATTTAGGAAGAAACTTAGATATTCAAGCATAA
- the ung gene encoding uracil-DNA glycosylase — MFGNDWDDILQDEMKEPYFLNLQQTIEREYKDHTVYPPQENVYQALKLTPYQETKALILGQDPYHGAGQAHGLSFSVLPGVRIPPSLRNMYKELHADLGIDIPNHGCLTHWGQEGVLLLNTVLTVREGQPASHQGLGWELFTDAIIKKLNEREESLVFILWGSHAIKKTHLINTNIHKIVQSTHPSPLAAYRGFLGSRPFSQCNEFLESVDKIPIDWAIPNL, encoded by the coding sequence ATGTTTGGTAATGATTGGGATGATATTTTACAGGATGAAATGAAAGAACCATATTTTCTGAATTTACAACAAACAATAGAGCGGGAATACAAGGATCATACCGTTTATCCTCCTCAGGAAAATGTGTATCAGGCACTCAAGTTGACGCCTTACCAAGAGACGAAGGCTCTTATATTAGGTCAGGACCCCTATCATGGTGCAGGACAAGCACATGGACTTAGTTTCTCTGTTCTACCAGGGGTACGTATTCCGCCTTCGTTACGAAATATGTATAAAGAACTTCATGCCGATCTAGGCATTGATATACCGAATCACGGTTGCTTAACACATTGGGGTCAGGAAGGGGTTCTTCTACTAAATACTGTACTTACAGTACGTGAAGGTCAGCCGGCCTCTCACCAAGGATTAGGCTGGGAGCTTTTTACGGATGCTATCATCAAAAAGTTGAATGAAAGGGAAGAGTCATTGGTATTTATACTATGGGGAAGTCATGCTATTAAAAAAACACATTTAATTAATACAAATATACATAAGATTGTGCAGTCTACGCATCCAAGTCCATTAGCAGCATATCGTGGATTTTTAGGAAGTCGTCCTTTTTCGCAATGTAATGAGTTCTTAGAATCTGTAGACAAAATACCGATTGACTGGGCAATTCCCAATCTTTGA
- a CDS encoding NucA/NucB deoxyribonuclease domain-containing protein → MNLDVSLKSVPVHQSTESDYTLVFPGDRYPETATHIQKAIEAGHSAICTIDRSGAEENRNESLKGIATKKGYDRDEWPMAMCAEGGAGADIEYISPKDNRGAGSWVGHQLENYVEGARVEFIFE, encoded by the coding sequence TTGAATTTGGATGTGTCGCTTAAGTCTGTTCCTGTTCATCAAAGCACGGAGTCTGATTATACTTTGGTGTTCCCAGGTGATCGATATCCAGAGACTGCAACTCATATACAGAAGGCTATAGAAGCAGGGCATTCTGCGATATGTACGATTGATCGATCTGGGGCAGAAGAGAATCGTAATGAATCTTTAAAGGGGATAGCAACCAAAAAAGGCTATGATCGTGATGAGTGGCCTATGGCCATGTGTGCAGAAGGTGGAGCAGGCGCAGATATAGAGTACATAAGCCCTAAGGATAATAGAGGTGCAGGATCTTGGGTTGGACATCAGCTTGAGAATTATGTGGAGGGTGCAAGAGTGGAATTTATATTTGAGTGA
- a CDS encoding CatB-related O-acetyltransferase: MKQHQFNHWSEIKYLKDIVTNPMIEVGEYSYYSGYYDNHDFEDGCVRYLWGDEKSRKLFNPIEDHGWHLDKLIIGNYVCIASGVIILMGGNHNHHPEWITVYPFVEQIETSYEPKGDTIIESDAWIGMDAMIMPGVKIGEGAIVAAGSVVVKGVPPYTIVGGNPAKEIKKRFPDKEIEKLKEMRWFDWEREKIERASHIFSSSSINQLYDFYQREIKLYDHLF; the protein is encoded by the coding sequence ATGAAACAACATCAGTTTAACCACTGGTCTGAAATTAAGTATCTAAAGGATATTGTCACCAACCCAATGATTGAAGTAGGGGAATACTCCTACTACTCTGGTTATTACGATAATCATGATTTTGAAGATGGGTGCGTTAGATATCTTTGGGGAGATGAAAAATCAAGAAAGTTATTTAACCCCATCGAAGACCATGGTTGGCATTTAGATAAATTGATTATAGGAAATTACGTATGCATTGCAAGTGGTGTAATTATTTTAATGGGTGGAAATCATAATCATCATCCTGAATGGATTACCGTGTATCCGTTTGTGGAGCAGATTGAAACTTCTTACGAACCAAAAGGGGATACAATCATCGAAAGTGATGCCTGGATTGGCATGGATGCAATGATTATGCCCGGTGTGAAAATAGGTGAAGGTGCCATTGTTGCGGCTGGATCGGTTGTTGTAAAAGGTGTCCCACCATATACGATAGTAGGCGGCAACCCTGCTAAAGAGATAAAGAAACGCTTTCCAGACAAAGAAATCGAAAAGTTAAAGGAAATGCGTTGGTTCGATTGGGAACGTGAGAAAATTGAACGAGCCAGTCATATCTTCTCAAGTTCTTCTATTAATCAATTATATGACTTTTATCAAAGGGAAATAAAACTATATGATCACCTCTTTTAA